The following are encoded together in the Penaeus chinensis breed Huanghai No. 1 chromosome 20, ASM1920278v2, whole genome shotgun sequence genome:
- the LOC125035882 gene encoding uncharacterized protein LOC125035882, with protein sequence MQTQSLKYRLSFEKLDIASVNPDTHVSSSNENSQRSQTEDTAPTAAGPAETRTRSKRHAWSREEFKEVIWAYHEAKRIGKPIVGGAFEVWRQRNPNLLPTLTASNLADVRRNIEKRKWLTEVEMDEIRKDVENNNQVDSLEGEVHPSSFVEENSAPNEDQAEPVQLVEPRSAEGSNDDMERKIRLKVVELQSIEVMQRKGLNKLKHSKQNSELLLAANSALARICEKEHLNLTEINQLIYAAAAAISGEIKQKPPRKPKSSEGPKWKMRIKSKISLLCKDISVLAELNKGVACSSLHQKANKIKSRHGISELAELIRTLKMKLQAKNRLFREDTKKFYRDLNQKQKPVIEPPSQSDVEDFWRSILEDGRHHNTEAAWIQREVDANAKIKPEKWKDFSAMEIKKIVKNLQNWKAPDPDKVHNFWVKHFDAVHEQLARALSEVTRDPSILPDWFTTGVTFLLTKGKNTKDPKNYRPITCLPTMYKVLTTLISERMYAHLLGSDVLPTEQKGGRKATRGCKDQLLVDKAVIEDAKRGKRNLSMAWIDYKKAYDSVPHSWIIAAMKIYGTCPTIVKFLEAAMKEWNTEMQLYHSGGCIKTGRIALIRGIFQGDSLSPLLFCLSLVPLNNIVTRDNLGYVMHKEH encoded by the exons CTGAGCTTCGAAAAGTTGGATATTGCGTCGGTAAACCCAGACACTCATGTCTCCAGCAGCAACGAGAATTCTCAACGCAGCCAGACTGAGGATACAGCACCAACAGCAGCTGGACCAGCAGAGACCAGAACACGAAGCAAACGACATGCTTGGTCAAGGGAAGAATTTAAGGAGGTGATTTGGGCGTACCACGAAGCAAAACGGATTGGGAAACCCATTGTCGGCGGAGCGTTTGAGGTATGGAGGCAGCGGAACCCCAACCTGCTGCCAACTTTGACCGCATCGAACCTGGCCGACGTACGAAGGAACATCGAGAAGAGGAAGTGGCTCACTGAAGTAGAGATGGATGAAATTAGAAAGGATGTCGAAAATAACAACCAAGTAGACAGCCTGGAAGGTGAAGTCCATCCCTCATCCTTTGTCGAGGAGAACTCAGCACCGAATGAAGATCAGGCTGAACCAGTCCAACTGGTAGAACCAAGAAGTGCTGAAGGCTCTAATGATGACATGGAGCGCAAAATTAGGCTGAAGGTGGTGGAACTACAGTCGATCGAAGTGATGCAACGTAAAGGCCTGAACAAACTCAAGCACTCTAAACAGAACAGTGAGCTACTCCTAGCTGCCAATTCGGCTCTTGCCAGGATCTGTGAGAAGGAACACCTGAACCTCACAGAGATCAACCAACTGATTTACGCGGCGGCAGCAGCAATCTCTGGCGAAATCAAACAAAAGCCACCGCGTAAGCCGAAGTCTAGCGAAGGACCAAAATGGAAGATGAGAATCAAGAGCAAAATCTCACTCCTATGCAAAGACATATCAGTATTGGCAGAGCTGAATAAAGGAGTCGCCTGCAGCTCTCTACACCAGAAGGCCAATAAAATCAAGAGTCGGCATGGAATAAGTGAACTAGCAGAGCTCATCAGGACCCTCAAGATGAAACTCCAGGCCAAG AACCGGCTGTTCCGCGAAGACACAAAGAAGTTCTACAGGGACCTCAATCAGAAGCAGAAACCTGTCATCGAACCACCATCTCAATCTGACGTTGAGGACTTTTGGAGGAGCATACTTGAAGATGGCAGGCATCACAACACTGAGGCCGCTTGGATCCAACGAGAAGTCGATGCAAATGCAAAAATCAAGCCTGAAAAATGGAAAGACTTCTCTGCTATGGAGATCAAGAAGATCGTAAAAAATCTCCAAAACTGGAAGGCCCCTGACCCAGATAAAGTCCATAACTTCTGGGTCAAGCACTTTGATGCCGTGCACGAACAACTAGCACGAGCACTTAGTGAGGTCACCAGAGACCCAAGTATTCTACCAGACTGGTTCACCACAGGAGTGACGTTCCTACTCACAAAAGGCAAGAACACAAAGGACCCAAAGAACTATCGTCCGATAACTTGCCTCCCAACAATGTATAAGGTGCTAACCACTTTGATCTCTGAGAGGATGTACGCCCATCTGCTTGGCAGCGACGTCCTGCCAACCGagcagaagggaggcaggaaagcAACGCGAGGATGCAAAGATCAACTCCTCGTCGACAAAGCGGTCATAGAGGACGCGAAGAGAGGCAAACGCAACCTCAGTATGGCTTGGATAGACTATAAGAAAGCCTACGATAGCGTCCCGCACAGTTGGATCATTGCAGCTATGAAGATCTACGGAACCTGCCCGACCATCGTCAAGTTCCTGGAAGCAGCAATGAAGGAGTGGAACACCGAGATGCAGCTATATCACTCAGGCGGCTGCATTAAAACTGGTAGAATTGCCCTCATAAGAGGAATTTTCCAAGGCGACTCCTTGTCGCCACTGCTATTTTGTTTGTCGCTGGTTCCCCTGAACAACATAGTAACTAGAGACAACCTAGGATATGTAATGCACAAAGAGCACTGA
- the LOC125035884 gene encoding uncharacterized protein LOC125035884, translated as MERKIRLKVVELQSIEVMQRKGLNKLKHSKQNSELLLAANSALARICEKEHLNLTEINQLIYAAAAAISGEIKQKPPRKPKSSEGPKWKMRIKSKISLLRKDISVLAELNKGVACSSLHQKANKIKSRHGISELAELIRTLKMKLQAKAQRLRRDLNQKQKPVIEPPSQSDVEDFWRSILEDGRHHNTEVAWIQREVDANAKIKPEKWKDFSAMEIKKIVKNLQNWKAPDPDKVHNFWVKHFDAVHEQLARALSEVTRDPSILPDWFTTGVTFLLTKGKNSKDPKNYRPITCLPTMYKVLTTLISERMYAHLLGSDVLPTEQKGGRKATRECKDQLLVDKAVIEDAKRGKRNLSMAWIDYKKAYDSVPHSWIIAAMKIYGTCPTIVKFLEAAMKEWNTEMQLYHSGGCIKTGRIAIIRGIFQGDSLSPLLFCLSLVPLNNIVTSDNLGYVMHKEH; from the exons ATGGAGCGCAAAATTAGGCTGAAGGTGGTGGAACTACAGTCGATCGAAGTGATGCAACGTAAAGGCCTGAACAAACTCAAGCACTCTAAACAGAACAGTGAGCTACTCCTAGCTGCCAATTCGGCTCTTGCCAGGATCTGTGAGAAGGAACACCTGAACCTCACAGAGATCAACCAACTGATTTACGCGGCGGCAGCAGCAATCTCTGGCGAAATCAAACAAAAGCCACCGCGTAAGCCGAAGTCTAGCGAAGGACCAAAATGGAAGATGAGAATCAAGAGCAAAATCTCACTCTTACGCAAAGACATATCAGTATTGGCAGAGCTGAATAAAGGAGTCGCCTGCAGCTCTCTACACCAGAAGGCCAATAAAATCAAGAGTCGGCATGGAATAAGTGAACTAGCAGAGCTCATCAGGACCCTCAAGATGAAACTCCAGGCCAAGGCGCAACGACTCAGAAG GGACCTCAATCAGAAGCAGAAACCTGTCATCGAACCACCATCTCAATCTGACGTTGAGGACTTTTGGAGGAGCATACTTGAAGATGGCAGGCATCACAACACTGAGGTCGCTTGGATCCAACGAGAAGTCGATGCAAATGCAAAAATCAAGCCTGAAAAATGGAAAGACTTCTCTGCTATGGAGATCAAGAAGATCGTAAAAAATCTCCAAAACTGGAAGGCCCCTGACCCAGATAAAGTCCATAACTTCTGGGTCAAGCACTTTGATGCCGTGCACGAACAACTAGCACGAGCACTTAGTGAGGTCACCAGAGACCCAAGTATTCTACCAGACTGGTTCACCACAGGAGTGACGTTCCTACTCACAAAAGGCAAGAACTCAAAGGACCCAAAGAACTATCGTCCGATAACTTGCCTCCCAACAATGTATAAGGTGCTAACCACTTTGATCTCTGAGAGGATGTACGCCCATCTGCTTGGCAGCGACGTCCTGCCAACCGagcagaagggaggcaggaaagcAACGCGAGAATGCAAAGATCAACTCCTCGTCGACAAAGCGGTCATAGAGGACGCGAAGAGAGGCAAACGCAACCTCAGTATGGCTTGGATAGACTATAAGAAAGCCTACGATAGCGTCCCGCACAGTTGGATCATTGCAGCTATGAAGATCTACGGAACCTGCCCGACCATCGTCAAGTTCCTGGAAGCAGCAATGAAGGAGTGGAACACCGAGATGCAGCTATATCACTCAGGCGGCTGCATTAAAACTGGTAGAATTGCCATCATAAGAGGAATTTTCCAAGGCGACTCCTTGTCGCCACTGCTATTTTGTTTGTCGCTGGTTCCCCTGAACAACATAGTAACTAGCGACAACCTAGGATATGTAATGCACAAAGAGCACTGA
- the LOC125036144 gene encoding transmembrane protein 134-like: protein MAGKQSRKNPKFTIEDAFEEDADDAIRLYGATNERSPFKPKDRDGIMGVDDVSVNMDDSVLGSKGFLTVPDVDAISRDSDSLIPGDSSSFSESPRWWFLHPKVREKWTLVAGAFTLLILGLTLLVTGVVVQVIPIEGVSGIVFIITGLICFIPGAYHIVYVIFAVSGRRGYDFYNLPLFN from the exons ATGGCAGGTAAACAAAGCAGAAAAAATCCCAAATTTACCATAGAAGACGCCTTTGAAGAGGATGCTGACGATGCCATCCGACTCTACGGTGCCACGAATGAGCGCTCGCCCTTCAAACCTAAAGATCGTGACGGAATAATGGGCGTGGATGATGTTTCCGTGAATATGGATGACAGTGTTCTTGGAAGCAAAGGCTTTCTCACGGTGCCTGATGTGGAT GCAATTTCACGTGACAGTGATTCTCTGATACCGGGTGATTCAAGCAGCTTCTCAGAATCTCCAAGATGGTGGTTCCTCCACCCTAAGGTTCGGGAAAAGTGGACTCTTGTGGCTGGAGCCTTCACTCTCCTCATCTTGGGACTAA CCCTCCTTGTGACTGGCGTTGTTGTTCAAGTCATACCTATTGAAGGAGTCTCAGGTATTGTATTCATCATTACCGGCCTTATATGCTTCATTCCCGGGGCGTACCACATTGTCTACGTCATTTTTGCTGTTTCGGGTAGGCGTGGCTATGACTTCTACAATCTTCCGCTATTCAACTGA